The following are encoded together in the Triticum dicoccoides isolate Atlit2015 ecotype Zavitan chromosome 6B, WEW_v2.0, whole genome shotgun sequence genome:
- the LOC119325081 gene encoding probable WRKY transcription factor 12 has translation MHICMDQGSQLEMAYCLPNLSVPDHYYTTPVPLSPLQLPFHPKPLQMPFDQEEALMLSSDHCGLYPLPALPFGGGHSAAAPATVCDKPTVGFMPSIGAEEVGTSVTARVGYEGATACNGYSSNTWWRGSTMLAGEKGKMKVRRKMREPRFCFQTRSDVDVLDDGYKWRKYGQKVVKNSLHPRSYFRCTHSNCRVKKRVERLSTDCRMVITTYEGRHTHPPCDDNSSSSGDNTTTCF, from the exons ATGCATATATGCATGGATCAAGGGAGCCAATTGGAGATGGCTTACTGTCTTCCTAACCTTAGTGTGCCAGATCACTACTACACCACCCCTGTTCCTCTTTCTCCACTTCAACTACCCTTCCATCCCAAGCCTCTCCAGATGCCATTCGACCAGGAAGAAGCCTTGATGCTCTCTTCTGACCATTGTGGGCTATACCCGCTGCCGGCGCTTCCGTTCGGCGGCGGCCATTCCGCCGCCGCGCCTGCCACCGTCTGCGACAAGCCCACGGTCGGTTTCATGCCTAGTATTGGGGCTGAGGAG GTGGGCACGTCAGTGACGGCAAGAGTTGGCTATGAGGGTGCCACTGCCTGTAATGGTTATTCTAGTAATACATG GTGGAGGGGCTCAACGATGTTGGCGGGGGAGAAGGGGAAGATGAAGGTGAGGAGGAAGATGAGGGAGCCGAGGTTTTGCTTCCAGACCAGAAGCGACGTGGATGTGCTGGACGATGGCTACAAGTGGAGGAAATACGGGCAGAAGGTTGTCAAGAACAGTCTCCATCCCAG GAGCTACTTCAGGTGCACGCACAGCAACTGCCGCGTGAAGAAGCGCGTGGAGCGGCTGTCGACGGACTGCCGCATGGTGATCACCACGTACGAGGGCCGCCACACGCACCCCCCCTGCGAcgacaactcctcctcctccggcgacaaCACCACCACCTGCTTCTGA